GGTTCTTGACATCACCGGTTACGGCACTTACGGTTGGGCCACCACCAAGCCGGTGACCAACCTGGATGACGCTAAAGATGTTGTTTTCCGCATTGCCCAGGCACCGGTTAATGCCGACATTTACCGCTCCTGGGGACTCAAATTCACCGCACTGCCCTGGCCGGATGTCCCTCAGGCTCTGCAGACCGGAGTGATCACCGGCCTCGATCACACGCCGACGGTGTGTAACATCACCAAGAAGTTTGAAATCGCCAAATACTTCACCGAGGTGAACTATGCTCAAGGCCTGTTTATCCACATGATCAACGAGCGCTGGCTGCAAAAATTGCCGGAGGATCTGCGCAACACTTTTTTAAAAGTCGTTGCTGAAGAAAGCGCTAAGGCACGTCAGCGCACCCGTGCCCAACAAGAAGCCCAGATTATTGCGGCCAAAGCGAACGGTGTCACCTTCTATGCGCTTTCACCGGAACAGAAGCAAAAACTTGTCGATTTGGCGGCACCTGTGTATAAAAGGTGGGAAGAAAAAATTGGCGCAGACTATCTGGCCACTGTTCGAGCTCGTTTGGCCGAATAAGCTCCAACGCATAACGAACAGCCCAACGGCCGGAGGACCCCCTCCGGCCGTTTTTATTGCGCCCTGACTCATCACCCTCACCGTTGCGGGACGACCTATGCTGAAAAAAATTTTCCGCCGTATTGATGCCGCGTTTTCCTTTGTTGAAGACTGGTCTCTGCTGATTGTGGTTGGCGTGGCTCTAACTTCCGGCCTTCTCAACATCATTCTACGTAAAGCCACACCGTACAGTTTGTACTGGTCGGACGAAGTGATCCGTAAAGCGATTTTCTTCTGCACCTATATCGGCTGCAGTGCTGCGATCAAGCAGCGCGCCCTGATTCGTATCGATGCCGTCCCGCAGATCATCCCGGTGTCGCGAAAATTCTTCAATGTCATTAACCACCTCTCCGTACTGGTTTTTTCAGGTCTGCTGACGTGGCTGGGCTGGAAAATGATGGTCGAAGTCCGCGCCGATGAATTCGCCACCACGGCAACACTGCAGATTCCCGAATGGTATTTTTATGCCGTGCTGCCCGTCGTCGGTGTGATGATGTTCATACGTACTGTCATGTTACTGACCGAGGACGTCTTCAAACTGTCCGACGACACACAGGAGGCGACTCATGGATAGCATGCAGCTGATGATTATGGCACTGCTTCTCGGTGCCATGGCCGCCACGGTGCCGGTGTTCATGGCGCTGTTCTTTACTGGCCTGGCGGGACTGACTCTGATTGTCGGCATTGATCCGCAGATCGTCATCGAAATTCTCTACCGCAGCATGGACAAATT
This region of uncultured Desulfuromonas sp. genomic DNA includes:
- a CDS encoding TRAP transporter substrate-binding protein is translated as MTLKRLLALLLFILLPLSAMADGNPLAKWKPDFDPSGAEYTYLLSNVSHPAIEGVGVGYSIRDRVWEETNGRLYVDFRPLSQLGGEKDVLRKLKMGAIQGMMSSSVAAANLAPKLGIVNLPYVIDTFEKLDKFRETPELFTPFSECGLGQKVRVLDITGYGTYGWATTKPVTNLDDAKDVVFRIAQAPVNADIYRSWGLKFTALPWPDVPQALQTGVITGLDHTPTVCNITKKFEIAKYFTEVNYAQGLFIHMINERWLQKLPEDLRNTFLKVVAEESAKARQRTRAQQEAQIIAAKANGVTFYALSPEQKQKLVDLAAPVYKRWEEKIGADYLATVRARLAE
- a CDS encoding TRAP transporter small permease; amino-acid sequence: MLKKIFRRIDAAFSFVEDWSLLIVVGVALTSGLLNIILRKATPYSLYWSDEVIRKAIFFCTYIGCSAAIKQRALIRIDAVPQIIPVSRKFFNVINHLSVLVFSGLLTWLGWKMMVEVRADEFATTATLQIPEWYFYAVLPVVGVMMFIRTVMLLTEDVFKLSDDTQEATHG